One stretch of Punica granatum isolate Tunisia-2019 chromosome 5, ASM765513v2, whole genome shotgun sequence DNA includes these proteins:
- the LOC116209205 gene encoding uncharacterized protein LOC116209205, which produces MKMGQKHLHELLGEDQEPFLLNSFVDDRSFRIVRRQPVESQLQLKKQRPASRNLIFSGNLSKVSCFTAFLDSPKPRRSPIRFELRSPKSPGSTSLHVPGETAALLLEAALRIQKNFAPTTPPRPSSGIPGFRLFRSLLKRLTHRSWTGKVKQRSSCEEPSCCACSGSDGDGERQCSSSGIEAEWGSGFQEYDGNVGFEPLARDSKEVCVCRDEKFCESPFRFVLQGSPHFSHHTPEITSSAKSSSIRHLSKDKGSSDPDSLKKLMGDHEEDEEEKEQCSPVCVLDPPFEDDNDDEDAHGHVDGGINSFDYERSFAVVQRAKQQLLRKLYRFEKLAELEPVELEKRLLEQDSEEDDGTNEMESAVFSLEEVLGKSTQEQEKIPDGATELVKCVLAEEDRKQYCSEDRESVTRGFCKRLLLWREADFNKIDMMVERDLRGDLDGWMNRDQEQVGEAAREIEIAIFGLMLGELAEELLSLP; this is translated from the exons ATGAAGATGGGCCAGAAGCATTTACACGAGCTGCTGGGAGAAGACCAAGAACCCTTCCTTCTCAACTCCTTCGTCGACGACAGGAGCTTCCGCATTGTTAGGAGACAGCCCGTTGAATCCCAACTACAGCTTAAGAAACAGAGGCCCGCTTCGCGGAACTTGATATTCTCTGGAAACCTCAGTAAGGTCTCCTGCTTTACCGCATTCCTCGACTCTCCCAAACCTAGACGATCCCCGATACGCTTCGAACTCCGGTCTCCTAAGAGCCCCGGCTCCACCTCCCTCCATGTGCCCGGGGAAACAGCTGCCCTGCTGCTTGAAGCAGCtctcaggatacagaagaacTTTGCTCCGACTACGCCTCCTAGGCCATCGAGTGGGATCCCGGGATTCCGACTATTCAGGTCGTTGCTGAAGAGGCTGACGCACCGTAGTTGGACTGGGAAAGTGAAGCAGAGGAGCAGCTGCGAAGAACCGAGTTGCTGCGCTTGCAGTGGTAGTGATGGTGATGGTGAGAGGCAATGTTCTTCTTCAGGGATTGAGGCAGAGTGGGGCAGTGGCTTTCAAGAATATGACGGGAATGTCGGGTTTGAGCCACTGGCAAGAGACAGTAAAGAGGTTTGTGTTTGCCGTGATGAGAAGTTCTGCGAGAGCCCCTTCAGGTTTGTGCTCCAAGGAAGCCCTCACTTCAGTCATCATACGCCGGAAATCACATCATCAGCGAAGTCGTCTTCGATCCGCCATCTCTCAAAG GACAAAGGTAGCTCTGACCCGGACagcttaaaaaaattgatgggGGACCATGAAGAGGacgaagaagagaaagagcAGTGCAGTCCTGTGTGCGTACTCGACCCTCCATTCGAGGACGACAACGATGATGAAGATGCACATGGACACGTGGACGGTGGTATTAACAGTTTCGATTACGAGAGAAGCTTCGCCGTTGTACAGA GGGCAAAACAGCAGCTCCTGCGCAAGCTCTACAGGTTCGAGAAGCTCGCGGAGCTGGAACCAGTCGAACTCGAGAAAAGGCTGCTGGAACAAGAcagtgaagaagatgatggaaCTAATGAGATGGAATCTGCTGTTTTTTCTCTTGAAGAAGTGCTTGGGAAGAGCACTCAAGAGCAAGAGAAAATCCCAGATGGTGCGACTGAATTGGTCAAGTGTGTCTTAGCAGAGGAAGATCGGAAACAGTATTGCTCCGAGGACCGTGAGTCTGTGACAAGGGGGTTCTGCAAGAGGTTGCTGCTGTGGAGGGAGGCAGATTTCAATAAGATTGATATGATGGTGGAACGAGATCTGAGGGGAGATCTCGATGGTTGGATGAACAGAGATCAAGAACAGGTTGGAGAGGCTGCAAGGGAGATTGAAATCGCCATCTTCGGGTTGATGCTAGGGGAGTTGGCTGAAGAGCTACTCAGTCTCCCGTGA